The Anabaena sp. WA102 genome contains a region encoding:
- the hpnH gene encoding adenosyl-hopene transferase HpnH, with protein sequence MAINLQQAIDIGKYLVTQRLLGRKRFPLVLMLEPLFRCNLACTGCGKIQHPVEILKQNLTPEQCFAAVEECGAPVVSIPGGEPLLHPQIGEIVEGLIKRKKYIYLCTNGLLLEKSLDKFKPSPYLTFSIHLDGMREWHDKCVDRKGVFDTAVQAIRAAKAKGFRVATNTTIFEGCDIQEMQGFFDFLETLGTDGMMISPGYSYEWAPDQDHFLQKEQTRALFREILSPYTSGKKNWNFNHNPLFLDFLIGEKDYECTPWGSPSYSVLGWQKPCYLLNEGYYTTFQELLDKTDWSQYGGASGNPKCADCMVHCGYEPTAAMDAMQPKNIARSLTTVFGKG encoded by the coding sequence ATGGCAATTAATTTACAACAAGCAATAGATATAGGTAAATATTTAGTTACACAACGCTTATTAGGGCGGAAACGCTTCCCCCTCGTATTGATGTTAGAACCCCTATTCCGGTGTAACCTAGCTTGTACTGGTTGCGGTAAAATCCAGCATCCAGTAGAGATCCTCAAGCAAAATCTTACTCCAGAACAGTGTTTTGCGGCTGTGGAAGAATGCGGCGCACCGGTTGTTTCTATTCCCGGTGGCGAACCCCTCCTGCATCCCCAAATAGGTGAAATTGTTGAAGGTTTAATTAAACGCAAGAAATATATTTACTTGTGTACTAATGGTTTATTACTAGAAAAGAGTCTCGATAAATTTAAACCTTCTCCCTATCTAACCTTTAGCATCCATTTAGATGGAATGCGAGAATGGCATGATAAATGTGTAGACAGAAAAGGCGTTTTCGATACTGCTGTCCAAGCAATTCGCGCCGCTAAAGCTAAAGGGTTTCGTGTCGCTACTAACACGACCATTTTTGAAGGTTGCGATATCCAAGAAATGCAGGGGTTTTTCGATTTTCTGGAAACCTTGGGTACTGACGGGATGATGATCTCTCCTGGTTACAGTTACGAATGGGCACCAGATCAAGATCATTTTCTGCAAAAAGAACAAACCCGCGCTTTATTTAGAGAAATTCTCTCACCTTACACATCTGGAAAAAAGAACTGGAACTTTAATCACAACCCTTTATTCTTAGATTTTCTCATTGGTGAAAAAGACTATGAATGCACCCCTTGGGGTAGTCCTAGTTATAGTGTTTTAGGTTGGCAAAAACCTTGTTATCTATTGAATGAAGGTTACTATACAACCTTTCAGGAGTTGTTAGATAAGACTGATTGGAGTCAATACGGTGGCGCTAGTGGTAATCCTAAATGTGCTGATTGTATGGTGCATTGTGGTTATGAACCAACAGCAGCGATGGATGCAATGCAACCGAAAAATATTGCCCGTTCTCTAACCACTGTGTTTGGTAAAGGGTAA
- the hpnA gene encoding hopanoid-associated sugar epimerase yields MRVFVTGGTGFIGSHVVRSLLQEGYQVTALVRPHSNLSNLQGLAVDIVKGDLNNPNIWEQMQGCEYLFHVAAHYSLWQKDRDLLYINNVEGTRNILAAAQKAGIERTVYTSSVAAIGVGKLGQVVDENYQSPVEKLVGDYKKSKFLAEQVAISAVNQGQDIVIVNPSSPIGPLDIKPTPTGEIILRFLRREMPAYVDTGLNFIDVRDVAKGHLLALQKGKSGDRYILGHQNLSLKQLLEQLSQITNLPAPQTSIPAWIPLTVAWVEEKILAPLGKTPTVPIDGVRMAQQPMYYDASKAIRELGLPQSPLNVALKDAVDWFVSNGYVNR; encoded by the coding sequence ATGCGAGTATTTGTAACTGGTGGTACGGGGTTTATTGGTTCTCATGTGGTGCGATCGCTTTTACAGGAAGGATACCAAGTGACAGCCTTGGTACGTCCTCATAGTAACCTGAGTAATTTACAGGGTTTGGCTGTAGATATTGTCAAAGGTGATTTGAATAACCCGAATATCTGGGAACAGATGCAGGGTTGTGAATATCTGTTTCATGTCGCCGCCCATTATTCCCTGTGGCAAAAAGACCGAGACTTGCTTTATATTAACAATGTAGAAGGAACGCGCAATATTTTAGCCGCAGCCCAAAAAGCGGGAATTGAACGTACAGTTTATACTAGTTCCGTTGCCGCTATTGGTGTGGGTAAATTGGGACAGGTTGTAGATGAAAATTACCAAAGTCCCGTAGAAAAATTAGTGGGGGATTATAAAAAATCTAAATTCCTAGCTGAACAAGTGGCAATATCTGCGGTGAACCAAGGTCAAGATATTGTGATCGTTAATCCTAGCAGTCCCATTGGACCCTTAGATATTAAACCTACGCCTACGGGGGAGATTATTCTGCGGTTTTTGCGGAGAGAAATGCCCGCTTATGTGGATACGGGGTTAAATTTTATTGATGTGCGCGATGTAGCCAAGGGACACCTATTAGCTTTACAAAAAGGCAAATCAGGCGATCGCTATATTCTCGGTCATCAAAATCTTAGCCTTAAACAACTCCTAGAACAACTCTCCCAAATCACCAATTTACCAGCACCACAAACATCCATCCCAGCTTGGATACCCCTTACAGTAGCTTGGGTAGAAGAAAAAATCCTCGCACCACTAGGAAAAACTCCCACAGTTCCCATAGATGGAGTCCGCATGGCACAGCAACCAATGTATTATGATGCTTCTAAGGCTATCCGCGAATTAGGTTTACCTCAGTCACCCCTGAATGTAGCCCTCAAGGATGCTGTAGATTGGTTTGTGTCTAATGGTTATGTGAATAGGTGA
- a CDS encoding DNA methyltransferase codes for MTHQDQIPIYRYLNPRPAQWPDADYIVSNPPFIGNKRMRDRLGDGYVEAQRKVYQDIPDTVDFVMYWWYHSAKLVVEDKLESFGLITTNSITQTFNRKVLVKHLVGNNSLSLSFAIPDHPWIDTTDGEAVRIAMTVVKSGKHEGILAKVVKEVESDDGVTIVDLAISKGFINVDLSVGVDVVSASKLAPNEVTQQVLTEVMETEETVIIPTEQKTFPKQPKEQLAAIRDLLRTNTSDWTVDQIAAQFKNGGKYKNAIAENVERLEWFGILICRETGATKRWQYVEI; via the coding sequence ATTACACACCAAGATCAAATTCCTATTTATCGTTATCTTAATCCTCGTCCTGCTCAATGGCCAGATGCAGATTATATTGTTTCTAATCCTCCTTTTATTGGTAATAAGAGGATGAGAGATAGATTAGGTGATGGTTACGTTGAAGCGCAACGAAAAGTTTATCAAGACATACCAGATACAGTTGATTTTGTCATGTATTGGTGGTATCATTCAGCTAAATTAGTTGTTGAAGATAAATTAGAAAGTTTTGGTTTAATTACAACTAATAGTATTACTCAAACATTTAATAGAAAAGTTTTAGTTAAGCATCTAGTAGGTAATAATTCACTATCCCTTTCATTTGCAATTCCAGATCATCCTTGGATAGATACTACAGATGGTGAAGCAGTTAGAATTGCGATGACTGTAGTAAAATCTGGAAAACATGAAGGAATTTTAGCAAAAGTAGTTAAAGAAGTGGAAAGTGATGATGGTGTAACTATTGTTGATTTAGCTATATCTAAAGGATTTATTAATGTAGATTTAAGCGTTGGTGTAGATGTGGTATCAGCATCTAAGTTAGCACCAAATGAAGTTACTCAACAAGTGCTAACGGAAGTCATGGAAACAGAAGAAACTGTGATTATTCCCACCGAACAAAAAACTTTTCCCAAACAACCAAAAGAGCAACTTGCAGCTATCCGCGACTTACTCCGCACCAATACCAGCGACTGGACTGTGGATCAAATTGCTGCTCAATTCAAAAATGGTGGAAAATACAAAAATGCCATTGCTGAAAATGTAGAAAGATTAGAATGGTTTGGGATTTTAATCTGTCGAGAAACAGGAGCAACCAAACGCTGGCAATATGTGGAAATATAG
- a CDS encoding type IIL restriction-modification enzyme MmeI — protein sequence MNTGGEFNFDEIPQFNGSFFKDATAFDLPKEQLEVLYEAANKDWTEVEPAIFGTLLERALDSKERKSLGAHYTPRSNSYLSLS from the coding sequence ATGAATACTGGGGGAGAATTTAACTTTGATGAAATTCCCCAATTTAATGGCAGCTTTTTTAAAGATGCGACAGCTTTTGATTTACCTAAAGAACAGTTAGAAGTGCTATATGAAGCCGCAAACAAAGATTGGACAGAGGTAGAACCGGCGATTTTTGGGACTTTATTAGAACGAGCTTTAGATAGTAAAGAACGTAAAAGTTTAGGAGCGCATTACACACCAAGATCAAATTCCTATTTATCGTTATCTTAA
- a CDS encoding type IIL restriction-modification enzyme MmeI, with translation MKSEDRQRVEIFLKKWKGSQGNERANYQGFFLELCDALAVERPLPKGSMANDPYCFDKDIKIFNKDGVTTNFADFYKEGHFLIEAKQGGNAAKRGTAKRES, from the coding sequence ATGAAAAGTGAAGATCGTCAACGAGTAGAAATATTCCTCAAAAAGTGGAAAGGTTCGCAGGGTAACGAAAGAGCAAATTACCAGGGTTTCTTTTTAGAACTTTGTGATGCTTTGGCGGTAGAACGTCCATTACCTAAAGGTAGTATGGCAAATGATCCTTATTGTTTTGATAAAGACATCAAAATATTTAACAAAGATGGAGTTACTACAAACTTTGCGGACTTCTATAAAGAAGGACATTTTTTAATTGAAGCTAAACAAGGGGGAAATGCAGCTAAACGGGGGACAGCTAAACGAGAGTCATGA
- a CDS encoding MotA/TolQ/ExbB proton channel family protein, translating into MEISNLFKAGGVVMWPLLFFSVLGITLILERITFWIGISGRQNRIVKQVLSVYRQGDVVTSLNILHKNADLPIARIFLAALELEEANPEEFRLALESEAQAEIPLLKRFQNIFDTIIGLAPLLGLLGTVLGLITSFASLDIGDVGGTKTAGVTAGISEALVSTAAGLVVAIITLFFANSFRGLYLRQIAWIQEYGGQLELLYRRHYERGDKSYASTR; encoded by the coding sequence ATGGAAATTAGCAACTTATTCAAAGCTGGTGGCGTAGTGATGTGGCCACTGCTATTTTTTTCGGTTTTAGGAATCACTCTGATTCTGGAACGGATTACCTTTTGGATAGGAATTAGTGGTCGTCAGAATCGCATAGTCAAGCAGGTGTTAAGTGTTTATCGTCAAGGTGATGTAGTTACATCTTTAAATATCTTACATAAAAATGCTGATTTACCGATCGCCCGCATTTTTTTAGCGGCTTTAGAATTGGAAGAAGCCAACCCAGAAGAATTTCGCTTGGCCTTGGAAAGTGAGGCCCAGGCGGAAATCCCCTTATTAAAAAGGTTTCAAAACATTTTTGATACAATTATTGGTTTAGCGCCCTTACTAGGATTACTAGGGACTGTTTTAGGGTTAATTACTTCCTTTGCATCGTTAGATATTGGTGATGTGGGTGGGACAAAAACCGCTGGTGTTACCGCTGGGATTAGTGAAGCTTTGGTATCCACAGCAGCAGGGTTAGTTGTAGCTATTATTACTTTATTTTTTGCAAATAGTTTTCGCGGTCTGTATTTGCGGCAAATTGCTTGGATTCAAGAATATGGTGGTCAACTAGAATTACTGTATCGTCGTCATTATGAAAGAGGGGATAAATCCTATGCGTCTACAAGATGA
- a CDS encoding ExbD/TolR family protein, which yields MRLQDEPDVPAQINIVPMIDVIFAILTFFIMSTLFLNRSEGLPVNLPKAATAKAQSSAAPITVTIDSAGDLNLNRQPVTLETLPVKVQELMGKNTEVVVIINADQSATHGQVVMVMDRVRQVKGAKLAIATQTP from the coding sequence ATGCGTCTACAAGATGAACCTGATGTACCAGCCCAGATTAATATTGTGCCGATGATTGATGTCATCTTTGCTATTTTGACATTTTTTATTATGTCCACTTTATTTTTAAATCGTTCTGAAGGTTTACCAGTTAATTTACCTAAAGCAGCCACAGCCAAAGCCCAATCATCAGCCGCACCAATTACCGTCACCATAGATTCAGCAGGGGATCTGAATTTAAATCGCCAGCCAGTCACTCTTGAGACTTTACCAGTAAAAGTACAGGAGTTGATGGGCAAAAATACGGAAGTGGTAGTTATTATCAATGCTGATCAAAGTGCTACTCACGGTCAGGTGGTGATGGTTATGGATCGGGTGCGGCAGGTAAAAGGGGCAAAATTAGCGATCGCCACCCAAACACCTTAA
- the lpxD gene encoding UDP-3-O-(3-hydroxymyristoyl)glucosamine N-acyltransferase, which translates to MKFSEILNQLGDYITESSPNIDLEITGVAAIDEAISGTLSYVEGAEFSALLNSTGASAVILPPDEKLQNQAGEKGLAWLSTTQPRLVFAKAIALFYQPYRPTPEIHPSAVIHPSAKIGDDVYIGAHVVISHDVEIGNHAIIHPNVVIYPEVKIGDRITLHANCTIHERTQIGADCVIHSGAVIGAEGFGFVPIRTGWLKMEQSGYTVLEDGVEVGCNTAIDRPAVGETRIGKNTKIDNLVQIGHGSQIGSGCAIAGQTGMAGGVKIGNRVILAGQVGIANQAKIGDGAMASAQTGILKDVAPGEIVSGSPAIPHKLYLRASAIYRRLPEIYQNLKKLQKRG; encoded by the coding sequence ATGAAATTTAGTGAAATTCTCAATCAACTTGGTGATTATATTACCGAAAGTAGCCCTAACATTGATTTAGAAATTACTGGAGTTGCAGCCATAGATGAAGCAATATCTGGGACTCTCAGCTATGTAGAAGGAGCTGAATTTTCCGCATTGCTCAATTCTACTGGTGCGAGCGCTGTAATTTTGCCCCCCGATGAAAAATTGCAGAATCAAGCCGGAGAAAAGGGTCTAGCTTGGTTATCAACAACTCAACCCAGACTGGTATTTGCGAAAGCGATCGCCCTATTTTATCAACCTTACCGTCCTACTCCCGAAATTCATCCTAGTGCCGTGATTCACCCCAGCGCCAAAATTGGTGATGATGTGTATATTGGCGCTCATGTTGTTATTTCTCATGATGTAGAAATTGGCAATCATGCCATTATTCATCCTAACGTCGTTATTTATCCAGAAGTAAAAATAGGCGATCGCATCACCCTACACGCTAACTGTACCATCCACGAACGCACCCAAATCGGTGCAGATTGCGTTATTCATAGCGGTGCTGTGATTGGTGCAGAAGGCTTTGGCTTTGTCCCTATTCGGACAGGTTGGTTGAAAATGGAACAATCGGGTTACACCGTTTTAGAAGATGGAGTAGAAGTAGGTTGTAACACAGCCATAGACCGTCCCGCAGTCGGAGAAACAAGAATTGGTAAAAACACCAAAATTGATAACTTAGTGCAGATAGGGCATGGCAGTCAAATAGGCTCTGGTTGCGCCATAGCAGGTCAAACAGGCATGGCTGGAGGCGTAAAGATTGGAAATCGAGTAATTTTAGCTGGACAAGTGGGAATTGCCAATCAGGCTAAAATTGGAGATGGGGCAATGGCTTCCGCTCAAACTGGTATTCTCAAGGATGTTGCACCGGGAGAAATTGTCTCAGGTAGTCCAGCCATACCGCACAAACTCTACCTCAGAGCATCAGCAATTTATCGCCGCTTGCCAGAAATTTATCAAAATCTCAAAAAATTACAAAAGAGGGGGTAG
- a CDS encoding NAD(P)/FAD-dependent oxidoreductase yields the protein MLPLQIVVIGGGAAGFFGAIACAEANPQAQVTLIEASRQPLAKVLISGGGRCNVTHACFEPKILVQNYPRGGKALLGAFTRFQPLDTIAWFTEHGVNIKTEADGRMFPITDRAETIAECLIKATFDAKIELCIGTPVTAVTRKNAGFEILLKSGETKECDCLLLATGSSLAGYKIARELGHDIQPPVPSLFTFNIADPQLRELAGISVNSVNLRLPGTGKTPFQQTGPLLITHWGVSGPAVLKLSAWGARILNENRYQHKLLINWLPDLSQEEVRQKLLTVKAEWGQKAIALHRGVDLPHRLWQYIINRTHIPTEERWATISNKTLNQLVQEISQGEYLITGKGAFKEEFVTCGGVNLKEVNFKTMESKIVPGLHFAGEILDIDGVTGGFNFQSAWTTAYLAGQSMTKSTGN from the coding sequence TTGTTACCTTTGCAAATTGTAGTTATTGGTGGTGGGGCTGCGGGATTCTTTGGTGCGATCGCTTGTGCTGAGGCTAATCCCCAAGCCCAGGTTACTTTAATTGAAGCGAGTCGTCAACCTTTGGCGAAAGTGCTGATTTCCGGTGGAGGGCGTTGTAACGTTACTCATGCTTGTTTTGAACCAAAAATTTTAGTCCAGAATTACCCTAGAGGTGGTAAGGCTTTATTAGGTGCTTTTACCCGGTTTCAACCTTTAGATACCATAGCTTGGTTTACGGAACATGGGGTGAATATAAAAACGGAAGCTGACGGCCGGATGTTCCCAATTACAGATCGGGCAGAAACCATTGCTGAATGTTTAATTAAGGCGACTTTTGATGCCAAAATAGAACTTTGTATTGGCACACCTGTTACCGCTGTCACTCGCAAAAATGCCGGGTTTGAAATTCTGCTCAAATCGGGAGAAACGAAAGAATGCGATTGCTTACTTTTGGCTACAGGTAGCAGTTTAGCAGGTTATAAAATCGCTAGAGAATTAGGTCATGACATCCAACCCCCTGTACCTTCTTTGTTCACCTTTAATATTGCAGATCCTCAACTGCGGGAATTAGCAGGAATTAGTGTTAATTCTGTAAATCTGCGCTTACCTGGGACTGGAAAAACCCCCTTCCAACAAACAGGCCCTTTGTTAATTACCCATTGGGGTGTGAGTGGTCCAGCAGTATTGAAACTTTCGGCTTGGGGGGCGAGAATTCTCAATGAAAACCGCTATCAACATAAATTATTGATTAATTGGTTGCCAGATTTATCCCAAGAGGAAGTGAGACAAAAACTTTTAACCGTCAAAGCTGAATGGGGACAAAAAGCGATCGCTTTACATCGTGGTGTAGACTTACCACATCGGCTTTGGCAATATATTATCAATCGTACCCATATTCCCACAGAAGAACGTTGGGCAACCATATCCAACAAAACCTTAAATCAACTAGTCCAAGAAATCTCCCAAGGAGAATACCTAATCACAGGTAAAGGTGCATTTAAAGAAGAATTTGTCACCTGTGGAGGAGTCAACCTCAAAGAAGTCAACTTCAAAACAATGGAAAGTAAAATAGTCCCCGGCTTGCATTTTGCCGGTGAGATATTAGATATTGATGGTGTTACAGGTGGCTTTAACTTCCAAAGTGCTTGGACAACAGCCTACTTAGCCGGTCAGTCCATGACAAAATCAACAGGAAATTAA
- the rd gene encoding rubredoxin, whose product MQKYICTVCGYIYDPEIGDSDSSIEPGTAFENIPDDWGCPVCGAAKSDFELYEE is encoded by the coding sequence ATGCAAAAGTATATATGTACGGTTTGTGGCTATATCTATGACCCAGAAATAGGTGATTCAGATAGCAGCATAGAACCAGGAACGGCTTTTGAAAATATTCCCGATGATTGGGGGTGTCCAGTTTGTGGTGCAGCAAAATCAGACTTTGAGTTATATGAAGAGTAA
- a CDS encoding SRPBCC family protein, which produces MSNSNLKNIAYAMLPLPDSLWNQDQQRLLIQGEVLVQTRSHTNWGGAVTACMYVPLMRSHVWQQITDYPRWVQYFPDITKSEVISKGDVKRLYQAAQKAFLFFTAQVEIYLSVVEVLGQQVQFRMERGSFADFHASLELKDMGNGTLLAYTVQATPNIPIPSIFIEQAMNLELPANLCKMRQVLCNHQ; this is translated from the coding sequence ATGTCAAACTCAAATCTTAAAAATATCGCTTACGCCATGTTACCATTACCAGATAGCCTCTGGAATCAAGATCAGCAAAGACTGCTGATTCAGGGGGAAGTATTAGTACAAACGAGATCCCATACTAACTGGGGTGGTGCTGTTACCGCTTGTATGTATGTACCCCTGATGAGATCCCATGTCTGGCAACAAATTACAGATTACCCCCGTTGGGTGCAATATTTTCCCGATATCACCAAAAGTGAAGTCATATCTAAAGGTGATGTCAAACGTCTCTATCAAGCCGCACAAAAAGCCTTTTTATTTTTCACGGCTCAAGTAGAAATTTATTTGAGCGTGGTGGAGGTGTTAGGGCAGCAAGTCCAGTTTCGCATGGAAAGAGGCTCATTTGCAGATTTTCATGCCAGTTTAGAACTCAAAGATATGGGTAATGGCACTTTATTAGCTTATACGGTACAAGCCACCCCCAACATTCCCATCCCCTCAATTTTTATTGAACAAGCAATGAATTTGGAGTTACCAGCAAATCTATGTAAAATGCGACAGGTGCTTTGTAATCATCAATAA
- a CDS encoding DUF924 family protein, translating into MSQATTILDFWFGHLNDPNYGKIQPFWFEKQPDFDAKVRDLFLEDYQQAVAGYLHDWMNSPETCLALILLLDQFPRNMFRDTPQAFATDWEALSLAQHATNKGYDRKLLAVQRWFIYLPFEHSEDPIDQRKCIKLFQQLSHDPYSAKAIESAFRHKEIIARFGRFPHRNAILGRISTPEEEEFLEEPGSSF; encoded by the coding sequence ATGTCACAGGCAACAACTATTTTGGATTTTTGGTTTGGTCATCTAAATGACCCAAATTACGGGAAAATTCAACCATTTTGGTTTGAAAAACAACCGGATTTCGATGCTAAAGTCCGCGACCTTTTTCTGGAAGATTACCAACAAGCGGTAGCCGGATATTTGCATGATTGGATGAATTCACCAGAAACCTGTCTAGCTTTAATTCTGTTACTAGATCAATTTCCCCGAAATATGTTTCGTGATACCCCACAAGCCTTTGCAACGGACTGGGAAGCACTGTCATTAGCGCAACACGCCACAAACAAAGGCTATGATAGAAAATTATTGGCTGTGCAACGCTGGTTCATATATTTACCCTTTGAACACAGTGAAGACCCAATTGATCAACGCAAGTGCATTAAGCTATTTCAACAACTTAGTCATGATCCCTACAGTGCAAAAGCGATTGAATCAGCTTTTCGACACAAGGAAATAATTGCTCGATTTGGTCGCTTTCCCCATCGTAATGCCATTTTAGGACGGATTTCTACCCCAGAGGAAGAGGAATTTTTGGAAGAACCAGGTTCTTCCTTTTAA
- a CDS encoding helix-turn-helix domain-containing protein, with translation MLLSFKTALIPNNRQITAFRKASGVARHGK, from the coding sequence ATGCTTTTATCATTCAAAACTGCACTAATTCCAAATAACCGACAGATTACAGCTTTTCGCAAGGCTTCTGGAGTCGCTAGACACGGAAAATAA
- a CDS encoding type II toxin-antitoxin system RelE/ParE family toxin: MKYLVRITPIALDDAEEFYLWISQDSPVNGANWFNGLLAAIDTLASMPHRCAIAPEKEIVGQEIRYLLYSKRYRILFGIEGNAVIIYHIRHTSQEWMTREEFLRQPYGNIENIEPEK, translated from the coding sequence ATGAAATACCTCGTTAGAATTACTCCAATAGCACTAGACGATGCGGAGGAATTTTATTTGTGGATTTCTCAAGATTCTCCTGTAAATGGGGCTAATTGGTTTAATGGATTACTTGCTGCAATTGATACTCTTGCTTCCATGCCTCACCGTTGTGCGATCGCACCAGAAAAGGAAATAGTAGGACAAGAAATCCGATATCTTCTCTATTCCAAACGCTATCGGATTCTTTTTGGCATTGAAGGTAATGCTGTGATAATTTACCATATTCGGCATACCTCCCAAGAATGGATGACAAGAGAAGAATTTTTGAGACAACCTTATGGAAATATCGAAAATATCGAACCAGAAAAGTGA
- a CDS encoding type II toxin-antitoxin system Phd/YefM family antitoxin — MMLDAREIYPLSDFQRNARQFIEQIQSSHKPIILTVNGKASVIMQDAASYQELLDELELVRSAAKIRQGIAEAAAGKTKDAVEALEELRLKHEIPR; from the coding sequence ATGATGCTTGATGCACGGGAAATTTACCCCCTTTCAGACTTTCAGCGCAATGCTAGACAGTTCATTGAACAAATACAGTCGAGTCATAAACCAATCATTCTCACTGTTAATGGTAAAGCATCCGTGATCATGCAGGATGCAGCATCTTATCAAGAATTACTGGATGAGTTAGAACTAGTAAGGTCAGCCGCAAAAATTCGTCAAGGCATAGCTGAAGCTGCTGCTGGAAAGACAAAAGACGCGGTAGAGGCATTAGAAGAATTACGGTTAAAGCATGAAATACCTCGTTAG
- a CDS encoding Uma2 family endonuclease, protein MQSPLYFFTVEEYLELEQSSDIRHEYFAGEVFAMAGGSKEHNIITLNIASRLRSGLRGSSCNVFMSDMKVKINLANDNKTIFYYPDAIVSCDTEDQDRYFLNYPCLIIEVLSPSTETIDRREKLVNYRSLASLKEYVLISQNEIKVEVYRQDEKGNWTIQILINRDDKLHLDSVGLILEMAEIYEDIINI, encoded by the coding sequence ATGCAATCTCCTCTTTACTTTTTCACTGTCGAAGAATATCTAGAATTAGAACAATCTAGCGATATTCGTCATGAATATTTTGCTGGTGAAGTCTTTGCTATGGCTGGAGGTAGTAAAGAACATAATATAATTACTCTCAATATTGCTAGTAGACTACGTTCCGGGTTACGGGGTAGTTCCTGTAATGTTTTCATGTCTGACATGAAAGTGAAAATAAATTTAGCCAATGATAATAAAACTATATTTTACTATCCTGATGCGATTGTTAGTTGCGACACTGAAGATCAAGACCGTTATTTTTTAAATTATCCTTGTTTAATTATCGAAGTGCTATCACCAAGTACAGAAACTATAGATAGACGGGAAAAACTGGTAAATTATCGCAGTTTAGCAAGTTTGAAAGAATATGTTTTAATTTCTCAAAATGAAATCAAGGTAGAAGTTTATCGTCAAGATGAAAAAGGAAATTGGACTATACAAATTTTGATTAATCGTGATGATAAATTACATTTAGATTCCGTTGGTTTGATTCTAGAAATGGCAGAAATATATGAAGATATTATCAATATTTAA